TTCCCAAATGGTCAAGCCGGGAAAGATGGCCGACTTCGTGGCCTCGTACACAAAGAAGAGCATGGCCCCGCCGAGCACGGCCAGCACGGTGGCGCGCCATCGGCGCCCGACAGGCAGGGTGACGGCGCGCATGGAATCGGAGTGACTGTGCAAGGGAAAGCGGGTAAGGCCATCGGCGTTCGGCGACGCGCAAGCTGTGCGCGTCTCGCCAGCAAGTGTCGACGGTCATGACGTGACTCCGCAGTGCATCGGGCCTGCCGTTACGTAACGGCTTGGTGACACCCCCTGCGGTACGCCGTTACCAAATGGCCTCGACCGAAGTAGCATTCCCGCCATGCAGGATGAGCCGACACGATCGCCCACCACCACGGCCGATGTGCTGGGGTGGCAGACCAATTACCGCATTGCCCTGGCTCTCCTGGCCGGTGCGGTGACGGTGGGACTGCGCACGCTCGGCTCTCTCAATCTTTCGCCGGTGGCCGACCGGGTGGTGGGCACCGAGCTTGCCGAGTGGTTTCTCGGTCTGGTGCCTGTGGGGTATGCGTTGCTCGTCATTGGCATTCGGGCCTGGGTACAGCGCCAGCGGGCAGCGGGCCAGACGCTCTCCACGCTAATGGCCGTGGCCGACCTGGCCGTGGTGTTCTGGCTGGTGTTTCTGCTGGCGCGCGTGGAGCAGTATCACTTGGGGCTGCTGCTGGCGCTGTTCTCGCTGCAGCTCACGCATGTCTACTTCGGTCGCGCGCCGGCGCTGCTCACCCTCGTGGCCACCGCCACGGCGTATCTGCTGCTGAACGACCTGGCAGATAGACACGGAGCAACGGTGGTGTGGGGCGAGGTGTTCATCACCCTGGCCGTGTTTGGTGTGGGCGCCCTGCTGGTCACGCGCGTACAAAGCCATTTGCATGAGCGACTCGGCACGCTGGTTCAGATTTTCGAGCGCGCGCAGGAGGGCGACTTCAGCGGCAGCTACGATGTGTCAGCCGACGCGCGGCCCGATGCCATCACCGCCGTAGGGCGCGCGTACAATCGCATGCGCACCGAGCTGGCCAGCATCGTGCTCACCGACCCGCTGTCGGGATGCTTCAACCGGCGCGGCTTTGAACAGCAGTACCGCCGCGAGTTGGCGCGAGCGGCGCGTACACAAACGCCGCTCGCCCTGCTGGCCATTGATCTCGATCACTTCAAGCAGGTCAACGACACCCACGGGCATCTGGTGGGTGATCAGGTCATTGCCGGGGTGGGCGAGCTCCTGCGGGCCAGCGCGCGTCAGGATGACGTCGTGGCGCGCACGGGCGGCGAGGAGTTCACCATTCTCGCCCCCAACACGGGCATGGACGGCGCGCTGCAACTGGCGCAGCGTGTGGTGGAAGCCTTTCGCCGCCGCAGCTTTGGTGAGCCCACGGCACGCATTCCGGTCACCGTGAGCATTGGCGTGGCATCCGATGCGGTGCGCGACGACGGCATGGGCGAAGCGCTCCGCGCCCGCGCCGACGAGGCGCTCTACGCCGCCAAGCGCATGGGCCGCGACCGTGTCATCACCTGGTCGCCCGATCCGGCACGCGCAGCGTTCCCTCGCTGATCACCACCGTCGCCCCGCCCACACGCACCGCCGTGAGCGCGCCCTGCACCTTGTCCGCCTCGATGACGAGACGACTGGGGCGACCCATTTCGAGGCCCTGCGCCACCTGCCAGCGCAGCGTCCCGTCGCGGGGCGTGCGTGCGGCCAGATAGCCCGCGAGGTTGGCGTTGGCGGAGCCGGTGGCCGGGTCTTCCGGCACCGTGCTGCCCGGCACGAAGACCCGCGCCCGGATGTCGCAGCCCTGCACATGCGCCGGCCAGTTCGATTGATCGTCGTCCTGCGCCATGGCAAAGATCATGGGCCACGCGGCCCAGGTGTTGCCCAGGACGCGGCGCCAGGCGGCCATGTCGAGCTGCGCACGTGCCACCGCTGCCGTGCTGCGCAGCGGCATGAGCAGAAAGGGCAGGCCACAGCTCACACCTGCCGGGGCATGTGCGCCACCAACAAAATCATCAGGCGAGAGCGACAGGATGGAGGCCAGCGCTTCGAGGTCCGTGACTTCCACGCGCTCCTCGGGCAATTGCGCCGTGGTGAGCTGACCCTGCACGGGTACGCCGTGATCGAGCGTGATACGCACTGGTACCGGCCCCACGTTCTCGCCGAGCACCACGGTCATCTCGCCGCGCGCCACCTCGTCCGCAGTAGGTGACACGTCACCGCTGGCCACCAGCACATGCGCGGTGCCGATAGTGGGGTGGCCGGCAAACGGCACTTCCATCTCCGGCGTGAAGATGCGCACGCGACGCGTGGTGCCGGGCGTCTCGGGCGCGAACACGAACGTCGACTCCGCGTAGTTGAACTCGCGGGTGATGGCCTGCAGCGTCTCGGTGGGCAGTCCGTCGGCGCCGAACACCACCGCGAGCTGATTGCCGGTGAAC
This DNA window, taken from Gemmatimonas sp. UBA7669, encodes the following:
- a CDS encoding GGDEF domain-containing protein, whose protein sequence is MQDEPTRSPTTTADVLGWQTNYRIALALLAGAVTVGLRTLGSLNLSPVADRVVGTELAEWFLGLVPVGYALLVIGIRAWVQRQRAAGQTLSTLMAVADLAVVFWLVFLLARVEQYHLGLLLALFSLQLTHVYFGRAPALLTLVATATAYLLLNDLADRHGATVVWGEVFITLAVFGVGALLVTRVQSHLHERLGTLVQIFERAQEGDFSGSYDVSADARPDAITAVGRAYNRMRTELASIVLTDPLSGCFNRRGFEQQYRRELARAARTQTPLALLAIDLDHFKQVNDTHGHLVGDQVIAGVGELLRASARQDDVVARTGGEEFTILAPNTGMDGALQLAQRVVEAFRRRSFGEPTARIPVTVSIGVASDAVRDDGMGEALRARADEALYAAKRMGRDRVITWSPDPARAAFPR
- a CDS encoding PhzF family phenazine biosynthesis protein yields the protein MPTLRYLTADVFTTEPFTGNQLAVVFGADGLPTETLQAITREFNYAESTFVFAPETPGTTRRVRIFTPEMEVPFAGHPTIGTAHVLVASGDVSPTADEVARGEMTVVLGENVGPVPVRITLDHGVPVQGQLTTAQLPEERVEVTDLEALASILSLSPDDFVGGAHAPAGVSCGLPFLLMPLRSTAAVARAQLDMAAWRRVLGNTWAAWPMIFAMAQDDDQSNWPAHVQGCDIRARVFVPGSTVPEDPATGSANANLAGYLAARTPRDGTLRWQVAQGLEMGRPSRLVIEADKVQGALTAVRVGGATVVISEGTLRVPDRATR